In Anopheles gambiae chromosome 2, idAnoGambNW_F1_1, whole genome shotgun sequence, a single window of DNA contains:
- the LOC133392213 gene encoding uncharacterized protein LOC133392213, with translation MFCFFPGTVYFNAAHGCLKCTCVGVHLNSEHKMIFESVDAELRTDDGFKQRVDKDHHKPWRSPLEKLKNFNMIDGVPYEGLHQFDRAVTLKLVLGLYEGIFENFDKWSPRQKEAVNTFLIKTRLPSEVNRPMRSFRFRHFWKATEFRSFLLHISIAVLKDFMSFDAFNHFLCYFCSVTIFNSTAHKHLWPLAEKFLYNFVKNFPQYYGRAHMTSNVHNLLHVSGDVNMFGAVPEYSAYRYENFLQIVRRYVRSGTHVVTQVAGRMQEIASVQVATNRVTQTYPRLKVNGAGIHVTADFVLLPNFKDQWFLTTENGIIKFLEAKRISSLLYTVIGIQYETWTEQFSASVDGDQLSSTDLHIYKIDENGPSRSVEIPHYAIKCKFVALRLPSTSFKHPDPQLSSSLISLTPLLHTFQ, from the coding sequence atgttttgtttctttccagGTACAGTTTACTTTAATGCAGCGCATGGGTGCTTAAAGTGTACCTGTGTAGGGGTACACCTCAACTCGGAGCacaaaatgatttttgaatCCGTGGACGCCGAACTGCGTACGGACGACGGCTTTAAACAACGAGTAGACAAAGACCACCACAAACCATGGCGATCACCATTAGAAAAGCTCAAAAATTTTAATATGATCGACGGTGTTCCCTACGAAGGTCTCCATCAGTTTGATCGCGCGGTGACCCTAAAGCTTGTTCTAGGGTTATACGAgggaatttttgaaaattttgacaagTGGTCACCCCGACAAAAGGAAGCCGTGAATACTTTTTTGATAAAGACACGGCTTCCTTCGGAAGTGAATCGCCCTATGCGATCCTTCCGCTTTCGCCATTTTTGGAAGGCCACCGAATTTCGGTCCTTCCTTCTTCATATTAGTATTGCGGTCTTGAAGGATTTTATGTCTTTTGATGCATTCAATCACTTCTTGTGCTACTTTTGCAGTGTGACGATTTTTAATTCAACGGCACACAAGCATCTTTGGCCTCTTGCGGAAAAGTTCTTATACAACTTTGTAAAGAACTTTCCGCAGTATTATGGTCGAGCCCATATGACCAGCAACGTCCACAATCTCCTGCACGTGTCAGGAGACGTTAACATGTTTGGAGCGGTTCCTGAATATTCCGCATATCGGTATGAgaattttcttcaaattgtACGCCGATATGTGAGATCGGGCACGCATGTAGTAACACAGGTAGCCGGCCGTATGCAAGAAATTGCATCAGTGCAAGTGGCTACCAATCGTGTTACTCAAACATACCCCCGGTTGAAGGTCAATGGTGCCGGTATACACGTAACCGCCGATTTTGTCCTACTGCCAAACTTTAAGGATCAATGGTTTTTAACCACCGAAAATGGCATTATAAAATTTTTAGAAGCGAAGAGGATTTCTTCGCTGTTGTACACCGTAATTGGAATCCAGTATGAAACCTGGACGGAACAGTTTAGTGCGTCGGTAGACGGTGATCAGTTATCGTCTACCGACCTACACATCTATAAGATAGATGAAAATGGTCCGTCCAGGTCGGTGGAAATACCACATTATGCGATCAAGTGCAAATTTGTTGCACTTCGCCTACCCTCTACTTCCTTTAAACATCCTGATCCGCAACTATCTTCCAGTCTAATCTCCTTAACTCCCCTTCTTCATACTTTTCAATAA